From a single Nocardioides sp. dk884 genomic region:
- a CDS encoding hemolysin family protein, with the protein MTTSLILLVGALLLIAACGVFVAAEFALVAVDRNKVDQAVADGDARAGGVQVALRQLSTQLSGAQVGITVTNLGIGFLAEPAIADLIREPLADLGTPAGAVTPLALTIGLVLSTILTMIFGELVPKNLAIARPLETARATQAPMRMFTALNKLPIRVLNNSANALVRRLGVEPQEELRSARSSSELASLIQRSADEGTLDADTAELMERSVEFGTRTAGEIMTPRVRTHSLEVNDRASAVIELARQTGHSRFPVLDAEDAVVGTVHVKHAVAVPLHERPTTRVKHLMVRPVVVPDSLRLDPLLALLRQDGFQMAVVLDEYGGHAGIVTLEDVIEEIVGDISDEHDRLGARARQRHDGSWIVSGLLRPDEVEDITGIVLPQAEDYDTVAGLVLKVLGRVPSRGDVAEVPVPVRTDDEETREQLALLTVEHMDGLRIDRLTMRLLDGEPTAQPTGRHADRTGSSKEGQR; encoded by the coding sequence ATGACGACCTCACTCATCCTGCTGGTGGGCGCGCTGCTGCTCATCGCTGCCTGCGGCGTGTTCGTGGCCGCCGAGTTCGCCCTCGTCGCGGTCGACCGCAACAAGGTCGACCAGGCCGTGGCCGACGGCGACGCCCGTGCGGGCGGCGTCCAGGTGGCCCTGCGCCAGCTCTCGACCCAGCTCTCCGGGGCCCAGGTGGGCATCACCGTCACCAACCTCGGCATCGGCTTCCTCGCCGAGCCGGCGATCGCGGACCTGATCCGCGAGCCGCTGGCCGACCTCGGTACGCCGGCCGGCGCGGTGACCCCTCTCGCGCTGACCATCGGCCTCGTGCTCAGCACGATCCTGACGATGATCTTCGGCGAGCTGGTGCCCAAGAATCTCGCGATCGCCCGCCCGCTGGAGACCGCACGGGCCACCCAGGCCCCGATGCGCATGTTCACCGCGCTCAACAAGCTCCCGATCCGGGTGCTCAACAACTCCGCCAACGCGCTCGTGCGCCGTCTCGGTGTCGAGCCGCAGGAGGAGCTGCGCTCGGCGCGGTCCTCCTCCGAGCTGGCCTCGCTCATCCAGCGCTCGGCCGACGAGGGCACCCTCGACGCCGACACCGCCGAGCTGATGGAGCGCTCGGTGGAGTTCGGCACCCGCACCGCGGGGGAGATCATGACCCCGCGGGTGCGCACCCACAGCCTCGAGGTCAACGACCGCGCGAGCGCCGTCATCGAGCTGGCCCGCCAGACCGGGCACTCCCGCTTCCCGGTGCTCGACGCCGAGGACGCCGTGGTCGGCACGGTCCACGTCAAGCACGCGGTCGCCGTACCCCTGCACGAGCGGCCCACGACCCGGGTCAAGCACCTGATGGTGCGCCCGGTCGTGGTGCCCGACTCGCTGCGCCTCGACCCGCTGCTCGCGCTGCTGCGCCAGGACGGGTTCCAGATGGCCGTCGTCCTCGACGAGTACGGCGGGCACGCGGGCATCGTCACCCTCGAGGACGTCATCGAGGAGATCGTCGGGGACATCTCCGACGAGCACGACCGGCTCGGCGCGCGAGCCCGTCAGCGGCACGACGGCAGCTGGATCGTCTCCGGCCTGCTGCGCCCCGACGAGGTGGAGGACATCACCGGGATCGTGCTCCCGCAGGCGGAGGACTACGACACGGTGGCCGGCCTGGTGCTCAAGGTGCTCGGCCGGGTGCCCTCCCGCGGGGACGTGGCCGAGGTGCCCGTCCCGGTCCGCACCGATGACGAGGAGACCCGCGAGCAGCTCGCGCTGCTCACCGTGGAACACATGGACGGGCTGCGCATCGACCGGCTGACCATGCGGCTGCTCGACGGCGAGCCCACCGCGCAGCCGACCGGCCGGCACGCCGACCGCACCGGCTCGAGCAAGGAGGGCCAGCGATGA
- a CDS encoding hemolysin family protein gives MSDWAAVVLTVVLLGLNAFFVGAEFALVSARRSQIEPRAREGSRVARTTLRAMENVSLMMAGAQLGITVCSVLLGAVGEPAVAHLLEPGFDALGVPHDLVHPIAFVIALGIVVALHVVLGEMVPKNIAIAGPDRAALVLGPPLLGIVTVLKPVIVVLNAMANAVLRLMRVEPKDEISSSFTREEVAALVEESHGEGMIEADEYDRLAGALGFTEKTVRAVLMPADTLSTVRRGSTAADVEALCAATGFSRFPVESDTGELMGYLHIKDVLEPDEERRLRPVEDKWIRPFAPVTPDDLLHDALEQLQRRGAHMARVVDATGQTVGLATLEDVIEELIGEIRDAVHSDETV, from the coding sequence ATGAGCGACTGGGCAGCCGTCGTCCTGACAGTGGTCCTGCTGGGCCTCAACGCCTTCTTCGTCGGCGCGGAGTTCGCGCTGGTCTCCGCGCGCCGCAGCCAGATCGAGCCCCGCGCCCGCGAGGGCTCCCGCGTCGCGCGGACCACCCTGCGCGCGATGGAGAACGTCTCGCTGATGATGGCCGGCGCCCAGCTCGGCATCACCGTGTGCTCGGTGCTGCTCGGCGCCGTCGGCGAGCCCGCCGTCGCGCACCTGCTCGAGCCCGGCTTCGACGCGCTCGGCGTCCCCCACGACCTGGTGCACCCGATCGCCTTCGTGATCGCGCTGGGCATCGTGGTCGCCCTGCACGTGGTGCTCGGCGAGATGGTGCCGAAGAACATCGCGATCGCGGGCCCGGACCGGGCCGCGCTGGTGCTCGGCCCGCCGCTGCTCGGCATCGTCACCGTCCTCAAGCCGGTCATCGTCGTGCTCAATGCCATGGCCAACGCCGTGCTGCGGCTGATGCGGGTGGAGCCCAAGGACGAGATCAGCTCCAGCTTCACCCGCGAGGAGGTCGCCGCGCTGGTCGAGGAGTCACACGGCGAGGGCATGATCGAGGCCGACGAGTACGACCGGCTCGCCGGCGCCCTCGGCTTCACGGAGAAGACCGTGCGGGCCGTGCTGATGCCGGCCGACACGCTGAGCACCGTGCGCCGCGGGTCCACGGCCGCCGACGTGGAGGCGCTCTGCGCGGCGACCGGCTTCAGCCGCTTCCCCGTGGAGTCCGACACCGGCGAGCTGATGGGCTACCTGCACATCAAGGACGTGCTGGAGCCCGACGAGGAGCGGCGGCTGCGCCCGGTCGAGGACAAGTGGATCCGCCCGTTCGCCCCGGTCACCCCCGACGACCTGCTCCACGACGCCCTCGAGCAGCTCCAGCGCCGCGGCGCCCACATGGCGCGCGTCGTCGACGCGACCGGGCAGACCGTCGGCCTGGCGACCCTCGAGGACGTCATCGAGGAGCTGATCGGCGAGATCCGCGACGCGGTGCACTCCGACGAGACGGTCTGA
- a CDS encoding CDP-alcohol phosphatidyltransferase family protein, which translates to MLRLAGVPVFLWLVLGPEADGWALALLMVSGVTDFADGWLARRLNQTTVLGQLLDPIADRLYILAVVVGLAMRDIIPWWVAVLLPLRDLLLWGLVPLLRTRGYSALPVHFLGKAATFNLLYAFPLLLLGDGDGVVAELAQVFGWAFAFWGIGLYWWAGLLYAWQVRTLLRTTERRTAVGDG; encoded by the coding sequence ATGCTCCGCCTGGCCGGCGTCCCCGTGTTCTTGTGGCTCGTGCTCGGGCCCGAGGCCGACGGCTGGGCGCTCGCGCTGCTGATGGTCTCGGGCGTCACCGACTTCGCCGACGGCTGGCTCGCGCGCCGGCTGAACCAGACCACGGTGCTCGGCCAGCTGCTCGACCCGATCGCCGACCGCCTCTACATCCTCGCCGTGGTCGTCGGCCTGGCGATGCGCGACATCATCCCGTGGTGGGTGGCGGTCCTGCTCCCGCTGCGCGACCTCCTGCTATGGGGGCTGGTGCCGCTGCTGCGCACCCGCGGCTACAGCGCGCTGCCGGTGCACTTCCTCGGCAAGGCGGCGACCTTCAACCTCCTCTACGCCTTCCCGCTGCTCCTGCTCGGCGACGGCGACGGCGTGGTCGCGGAGCTCGCGCAGGTGTTCGGCTGGGCGTTCGCCTTCTGGGGCATCGGGCTGTACTGGTGGGCCGGGCTCCTCTACGCCTGGCAGGTGCGGACCCTGTTGCGCACCACCGAGCGTCGTACGGCGGTGGGCGATGGCTGA
- a CDS encoding DUF881 domain-containing protein: protein MAEEPRRDPEPRSAPRPPARVTLPLLTLITQQSLDEDYVLAAERRVLSGNPPPRRRPQLIAVAVITVFGILVTTAAVQTSRNADIDDASHNTLVARIENQRDQLSSLQEQAASVRAENNELEEELTAVSADLQSSTAALRRLQARTGFVQVVGPGVRLVANDSQSAVERIRKDDLFLLINALWAAGAEAITLNGRRLSVLTSINNSGGAINVDLSPIRAPYTLQAIGDPRTLQANVVESSTFDQFTVLMSQYGFTLEMEDVESMTLPAAPAKRLVAADGAGSTERPNRKDEENSS, encoded by the coding sequence ATGGCTGAGGAGCCGCGGCGCGACCCCGAGCCGCGGTCGGCCCCCCGACCGCCGGCGCGGGTCACGCTGCCCCTCCTCACGCTGATCACCCAGCAGTCCCTCGACGAGGACTACGTGCTGGCCGCCGAGCGCCGCGTGCTCAGCGGCAACCCGCCGCCCCGGCGCCGCCCGCAGCTGATCGCGGTCGCGGTCATCACCGTCTTCGGCATCCTGGTGACCACCGCGGCGGTGCAGACCTCGCGCAACGCCGACATCGACGACGCCAGCCACAACACCCTGGTCGCCCGCATCGAGAACCAGCGCGACCAGCTCTCCTCGCTGCAGGAGCAGGCCGCCTCCGTGCGTGCGGAGAACAACGAGCTCGAGGAGGAGCTGACCGCAGTCAGCGCCGACCTGCAGTCGAGCACCGCGGCGCTGCGCCGCCTGCAGGCGCGCACCGGGTTCGTGCAGGTCGTCGGTCCGGGGGTGCGTCTGGTCGCGAACGACTCGCAGAGCGCCGTCGAGCGCATCCGCAAGGACGACCTGTTCCTTCTCATCAACGCGCTGTGGGCCGCGGGAGCCGAGGCGATCACCCTCAACGGACGTCGGCTGAGCGTCCTGACCTCGATCAACAACTCCGGCGGCGCGATCAACGTCGACCTCAGCCCGATCCGCGCGCCCTACACCCTGCAGGCCATCGGGGACCCGCGTACGCTCCAGGCGAACGTGGTCGAGAGCTCGACGTTCGACCAGTTCACCGTCTTGATGTCGCAGTACGGATTCACCCTCGAGATGGAGGACGTCGAGTCGATGACCCTCCCGGCGGCACCCGCCAAACGACTGGTCGCGGCCGACGGGGCCGGGTCCACTGAACGTCCGAACCGCAAGGACGAGGAGAACTCATCGTGA
- a CDS encoding small basic family protein yields the protein MIAALGLFVGIVLGLALEPDVPLALEPYLPIAVVAALDAVFGGLRAYLDGIFDDKVFVVSFLSNVVIAAGIVYLGDKLGVGGQLSTGVIVVLGIRIFSNVAAIRRHLFHA from the coding sequence GTGATTGCCGCCCTCGGCCTCTTCGTCGGCATCGTCTTGGGCCTCGCCCTGGAACCGGACGTCCCGCTGGCGCTGGAGCCCTACCTGCCGATCGCGGTCGTGGCCGCGCTCGACGCCGTCTTCGGCGGACTGCGCGCCTATCTTGACGGGATCTTCGACGACAAGGTCTTCGTCGTGTCGTTCCTGAGCAACGTGGTGATCGCCGCCGGCATCGTCTACCTCGGCGACAAGCTCGGCGTCGGCGGACAGCTGTCCACCGGCGTCATCGTCGTGCTCGGCATCCGCATCTTCTCCAACGTCGCGGCGATCCGCCGCCACCTGTTCCATGCCTGA
- a CDS encoding DUF881 domain-containing protein translates to MPERPQPAEPAGAPSRPAPPPAQEEGPPSGRQRLRSALVRPSRAQTVVAILLALLAFATVTQVRQNEVEDSFAGYREQDLIDVLNGLSSTSQRAEAEIERLEETRAELLSDTTSRTTALEQAQQESETLAILAGLVPVTGPGLRITISEDDGSVRASDLVDMVQELRTAGAEAMQVNGQVRLVAQSYFADAPGGMSIDNEVVTAPYVFDVIGDPDNLTNALTFYDGPRDNVERSGGSMTIEERSSLDIEAVRRPVEPEYAQPAPEQ, encoded by the coding sequence ATGCCTGAGCGCCCGCAGCCCGCCGAGCCGGCCGGGGCCCCGTCGCGTCCGGCGCCGCCGCCGGCGCAGGAGGAGGGGCCCCCGAGCGGGCGCCAGCGGCTGCGCAGTGCGCTGGTGCGCCCCTCCCGGGCGCAGACGGTGGTCGCCATCCTGCTGGCGCTGCTCGCGTTCGCGACCGTCACCCAGGTGCGGCAGAACGAGGTCGAGGACTCCTTCGCGGGCTATCGCGAGCAGGACCTCATCGACGTCCTCAACGGCCTCTCGAGCACCAGCCAGCGCGCCGAGGCGGAGATCGAGCGCCTCGAGGAGACCCGCGCCGAGCTGCTGTCGGACACCACCAGCCGGACCACCGCCCTGGAGCAGGCCCAGCAGGAGTCCGAGACCCTCGCGATCCTCGCCGGGCTCGTGCCGGTCACCGGGCCCGGCCTGCGGATCACGATCAGCGAGGACGACGGCTCCGTGCGCGCCAGCGACCTGGTCGACATGGTCCAGGAGCTGCGCACCGCGGGTGCCGAGGCGATGCAGGTCAACGGCCAGGTGCGCCTGGTCGCGCAGAGCTACTTCGCCGACGCCCCGGGCGGCATGAGCATCGACAACGAGGTGGTCACCGCGCCGTACGTCTTCGACGTGATCGGCGATCCCGACAACCTCACCAACGCGCTCACCTTCTACGACGGCCCGCGCGACAACGTCGAGCGCTCCGGGGGCTCGATGACCATCGAGGAGCGTTCCTCGCTCGACATCGAGGCCGTTCGCCGACCCGTGGAACCGGAGTACGCGCAGCCGGCGCCCGAGCAGTAG
- the gcvH gene encoding glycine cleavage system protein GcvH translates to MYPDDLTYTSEHEWVRRPGEHDGSVRVGVTHFAQDALGDIVYASLPAIGEIVTAGTPCGELESTKSVSDIYAPVSGEVVARNEALDATPELVNSDPYAGGWLFEVVPSDPAQLDELMDATSYADSLES, encoded by the coding sequence GTGTATCCCGACGACCTGACCTACACCAGCGAGCACGAGTGGGTGCGCCGCCCCGGCGAGCACGACGGCTCGGTCCGTGTCGGCGTCACCCACTTCGCCCAGGACGCGCTCGGCGACATCGTCTATGCCTCCCTTCCCGCGATCGGCGAGATCGTGACCGCGGGGACGCCGTGCGGGGAGCTGGAGTCGACCAAGTCGGTCAGCGACATCTACGCGCCCGTCAGCGGCGAGGTGGTGGCCCGCAACGAGGCGCTCGACGCCACCCCCGAGCTGGTCAACAGCGACCCGTACGCCGGTGGCTGGCTCTTCGAGGTGGTGCCCTCGGACCCGGCCCAGCTCGACGAGCTGATGGACGCCACGTCGTACGCCGACTCCCTCGAGAGCTGA
- a CDS encoding FHA domain-containing protein gives MPFCTACGRQNPDDARFCAQCGTRLVSVEAPSPESAGESTATIQLGVPAEKSETSDRQLDPVDAAAVDALPAGHALLVVQRGPGSGSRFLLDTDVVKAGRHPDSEIFLDDVTVSRRHAEFTRDGDTFTVADVGSLNGTYVNRDRIDHVRLSDGDEVQIGKYRLVFFSGHESA, from the coding sequence ATGCCGTTCTGCACCGCGTGTGGCAGGCAGAATCCCGACGACGCCCGCTTCTGCGCCCAGTGCGGAACCCGCCTGGTGAGTGTCGAGGCGCCGAGCCCCGAGTCCGCCGGCGAGTCGACGGCGACGATCCAGCTCGGGGTGCCGGCGGAGAAGTCCGAGACGTCCGATCGCCAGCTGGACCCGGTGGACGCGGCCGCCGTCGACGCGCTGCCCGCCGGTCACGCCCTGCTCGTCGTGCAGCGGGGCCCCGGCTCCGGGAGCCGGTTCCTGCTCGACACCGACGTGGTGAAGGCCGGGCGGCACCCCGACAGCGAGATCTTCCTCGACGACGTCACCGTCTCGCGCCGGCACGCGGAGTTCACCCGCGACGGCGACACCTTCACCGTCGCCGACGTCGGCAGCCTCAACGGCACCTACGTCAACCGCGACCGCATCGACCACGTCCGGCTGAGCGACGGCGACGAGGTCCAGATCGGCAAGTACCGGCTGGTCTTCTTCTCCGGGCACGAGAGCGCCTGA
- a CDS encoding MerR family transcriptional regulator: MNIGQVLDLLRPDFPGVTIPKIRFLEDKGLIKPERTPAGYRKFSHEDVERLRYVLRMQRDHYLPLKVIGEHLDALDRGLEPPPIDPVVPTVPDVALAPDGLPSPESFARRDDVRLSRLELIKIAGITEELLEELEQYGLVGRRPGSRHYDTDCLVVARTARELADFGLEPRHLRAFKNAADREVGLVEQVVAPHRRAHDAAARARADEAASEIAALAVRLHATLVKRALRSR; this comes from the coding sequence ATGAACATCGGGCAGGTGCTCGACCTGCTGCGCCCCGACTTCCCCGGCGTCACGATCCCGAAGATCCGCTTCCTCGAGGACAAGGGGCTGATCAAGCCCGAGCGGACGCCGGCCGGCTACCGCAAGTTCTCCCACGAGGACGTCGAGCGGCTGCGCTACGTGCTGCGGATGCAGCGCGACCACTACCTGCCGCTCAAGGTGATCGGTGAGCACCTCGACGCCCTGGACCGCGGCCTCGAGCCGCCGCCGATCGACCCGGTCGTCCCCACGGTGCCCGACGTCGCCCTGGCCCCCGACGGCCTGCCGAGCCCGGAGTCCTTCGCCCGCCGCGACGACGTACGCCTCTCGCGCCTGGAGCTCATCAAGATCGCCGGGATCACCGAGGAGCTGCTCGAGGAGCTGGAGCAGTACGGCCTGGTCGGCCGGCGCCCCGGCTCGCGGCACTACGACACCGACTGCCTGGTGGTGGCCCGCACCGCCCGCGAGCTGGCCGACTTCGGCCTGGAGCCGCGGCACCTGCGTGCCTTCAAGAACGCCGCGGACCGCGAGGTCGGGCTGGTCGAGCAGGTCGTGGCCCCGCACCGCCGCGCCCACGACGCGGCCGCGCGGGCCCGCGCCGACGAGGCCGCCTCGGAGATCGCGGCGCTGGCGGTGCGCCTGCACGCCACGCTCGTCAAGCGCGCCCTGCGCTCGCGCTAG
- a CDS encoding bifunctional nuclease family protein: MREVDVMGVRVEMPSNQPIVLLREVSGERYLPIWIGAVEATAIAFAQQGVVPPRPLTHDLLKDVLDATGNELSEVRITEVRDGVFFATLVFSSGVEVSARPSDSIALALRTGTRILCSEGVLDEAGLAVPAEQEDEVEKFREFLDHVTPEDFDAHEG, encoded by the coding sequence GTGCGCGAAGTCGATGTCATGGGTGTCCGGGTCGAGATGCCGTCGAACCAGCCGATCGTGCTGCTGCGCGAGGTGTCGGGGGAGCGGTACCTGCCCATCTGGATCGGTGCGGTCGAGGCGACAGCGATCGCCTTCGCCCAGCAGGGCGTCGTCCCGCCGCGTCCGCTGACCCACGACCTGCTCAAGGACGTGCTGGACGCGACCGGCAACGAGCTGAGCGAGGTGCGCATCACCGAGGTGCGCGACGGGGTCTTCTTCGCGACCCTGGTCTTCAGCTCCGGGGTCGAGGTGAGCGCGCGACCGTCCGACTCGATCGCGCTCGCGCTGCGCACCGGCACCCGGATCCTGTGCTCCGAGGGCGTCCTCGACGAGGCCGGTCTCGCGGTCCCGGCGGAGCAGGAGGACGAGGTCGAGAAGTTCCGCGAGTTCCTCGACCACGTCACGCCCGAGGACTTCGACGCCCACGAGGGCTGA
- a CDS encoding MerR family transcriptional regulator — protein MSPDVARAAEAAGEQGLLFNDDVSTLPSDTGYRGPTACSAAGITYRQLDYWARTGLVEPTVRGASGSGTQRLYSFRDILLLKVIKRLLDAGISLQQIRSAVHHLRERGTDDLTRVTLMSDGASVYECTSNDEVIDLLQGGQGVFGIAIGGVWREIEGTLAELPSERTSDDSAPSAGDELAARRAKRIV, from the coding sequence ATGAGCCCCGATGTCGCGCGGGCGGCCGAAGCCGCCGGCGAGCAGGGGCTCCTCTTCAACGACGACGTCTCGACCCTGCCCAGTGACACCGGCTACCGCGGCCCCACTGCATGCAGCGCCGCCGGGATCACCTACCGGCAGCTTGACTACTGGGCCCGCACGGGCCTGGTCGAGCCGACCGTCCGAGGCGCCAGCGGCTCCGGCACGCAGCGGCTCTACTCCTTTCGCGACATCCTGCTGCTGAAGGTCATCAAGCGCCTTCTCGACGCAGGCATCTCGCTGCAGCAGATCCGCAGCGCGGTGCACCACCTGCGCGAGCGCGGCACCGACGACCTCACCCGCGTCACGCTGATGAGCGACGGTGCCTCGGTCTATGAGTGCACGAGCAACGACGAGGTCATCGACCTGCTCCAGGGCGGTCAGGGTGTGTTCGGCATCGCGATCGGCGGTGTCTGGCGTGAGATCGAGGGCACCCTCGCCGAGCTGCCGAGCGAGCGGACCTCCGACGACTCGGCTCCCTCGGCCGGCGACGAGCTCGCCGCCCGTCGGGCCAAGCGGATCGTCTGA
- the gcvP gene encoding aminomethyl-transferring glycine dehydrogenase codes for MLARVGHSSLEELMDAAVPGAIRSGAALDLPPALSEHEVARELRELAAANAPGEAMIGLGYHATITPPVIRRNVLEDPSWYTAYTPYQPEISQGRLEALLNFQTMVGDLTGLPTANASLLDEGTAAAEAMTLVRRANRTASGPFVVDADALPQTIEVVRTRAEAMGIEVVLADLTDGLPGDLEQVCGVLVQYPGASGRVLDPRPAIEAAHERGGLAVVAADLLALTLLESPGALGADVAVGTTQRFGVPLFHGGPHAGYMAVRAGLERHLPGRLVGVSIDAEGRPAYRLALQTREQHIRRDKATSNICTAQVLLAVVASMYAVYHGPEGLRGIARHTHTMATRAAASLAAAGLAITAETFFDTFGVVVPGRAAEVVAAARAEGLQLRLVDADTVGLSFSEVSGEETLRALHAAFGVAPQEVEPEAALPAGLARTTAYLTHEVFSAHRSETQMLRYLRRLSARDYALDRGMIPLGSCTMKLNATTEMEPVSLPGFADLHPFVPVEDAAGYHRLVADLEGWLAEVTGYDRVSVQPNAGSQGELAGLLAIRGYHRANGQEARDVCLIPSSAHGTNAASAVMAGMRVVVVKAGEDGAVDLDDLRAQCEKHADDLAAIMVTYPSTHGAYEDTVTELCEIVHAHGGQVYIDGANFNALLGYAKPGEFGGDVSHLNLHKTFCIPHGGGGPGVGPVALRAHLAPYLPSHGMHPDPERRDGIGAISAAPYGSAGILPISWAYVRLMGAEGLTRATASAVLAANYVAARLDEHFPVLYRGHNGLVAHECILDLRPLTKATGVTVDDVAKRLVDYGFHAPTMSFPVAGTLMVEPTESEDLAEIDRFCEAMIAIRAEIERVAAGEWKVADSPLRHAPHTAAAVLGEWDRSYPRELGAFPTGPDPDKYWPPVARIDQAYGDRNLVCSCPPPEAFAD; via the coding sequence ATGCTGGCCCGCGTCGGGCACTCCTCGCTGGAGGAGCTGATGGACGCCGCCGTGCCCGGCGCGATCCGCAGCGGCGCCGCGCTGGACCTGCCGCCGGCGCTCTCCGAGCACGAGGTCGCGCGCGAGCTGCGCGAGCTCGCCGCGGCCAACGCCCCCGGCGAGGCGATGATCGGGCTGGGCTACCACGCCACGATCACCCCGCCGGTGATCCGGCGCAACGTGCTGGAGGACCCCAGCTGGTACACCGCCTACACGCCGTACCAGCCGGAGATCTCCCAGGGCCGGCTCGAGGCGCTGCTGAACTTCCAGACCATGGTCGGCGACCTCACCGGCCTGCCGACCGCCAACGCCTCGCTGCTCGACGAGGGCACCGCGGCCGCCGAGGCGATGACCCTGGTACGCCGCGCGAACCGCACGGCGTCCGGTCCGTTCGTCGTCGATGCCGACGCGCTCCCGCAGACCATCGAGGTGGTGCGCACCCGCGCGGAGGCGATGGGCATCGAGGTGGTCCTTGCCGACCTGACCGATGGTCTGCCGGGCGACCTGGAGCAGGTGTGCGGCGTGCTCGTGCAGTACCCGGGTGCCTCCGGCCGGGTCCTCGACCCGCGTCCGGCGATCGAGGCCGCCCACGAGCGCGGCGGGCTGGCCGTGGTCGCCGCCGACCTGCTCGCGCTGACCCTGCTGGAGTCGCCCGGCGCGCTGGGCGCCGACGTCGCGGTCGGCACCACCCAGCGCTTCGGCGTCCCGCTCTTCCACGGCGGACCGCACGCCGGCTATATGGCCGTGCGCGCCGGGCTGGAGCGGCACCTGCCCGGCCGCCTGGTCGGGGTGTCCATCGATGCCGAGGGGCGCCCGGCGTACCGGCTGGCGTTGCAGACCCGTGAGCAGCACATCCGCCGTGACAAGGCCACCTCCAACATCTGCACCGCGCAGGTGCTGCTGGCCGTCGTCGCCTCGATGTACGCCGTCTACCACGGCCCCGAGGGGCTGCGCGGGATCGCGCGGCACACCCACACGATGGCGACGCGCGCCGCGGCCTCGCTGGCCGCCGCGGGGCTGGCGATCACCGCCGAGACGTTCTTCGACACCTTCGGAGTGGTGGTGCCCGGGCGCGCGGCGGAGGTCGTGGCCGCCGCACGGGCCGAGGGCCTCCAGCTGCGGCTGGTCGACGCCGACACCGTCGGGCTGTCCTTCTCCGAGGTGAGCGGGGAGGAGACGCTGCGGGCGCTGCACGCGGCGTTCGGCGTCGCGCCGCAGGAGGTCGAGCCGGAGGCGGCCCTGCCCGCCGGCCTGGCCCGCACCACGGCGTACCTCACCCACGAGGTGTTCTCCGCGCACCGCAGCGAGACCCAGATGCTGCGTTACCTGCGCCGGCTCTCCGCGCGCGACTACGCGCTGGACCGGGGGATGATCCCGCTCGGCTCGTGCACGATGAAGCTCAACGCGACCACCGAGATGGAGCCGGTCTCGCTGCCCGGCTTCGCCGACCTGCACCCGTTCGTGCCGGTCGAGGACGCCGCGGGCTACCACCGCCTGGTCGCCGACCTGGAGGGCTGGCTGGCCGAGGTGACCGGTTATGACCGGGTGTCGGTGCAGCCCAACGCGGGGTCCCAGGGCGAGCTCGCCGGGCTGCTGGCGATCCGCGGCTACCACCGGGCCAACGGCCAGGAGGCGCGTGACGTGTGCCTGATCCCGTCCTCGGCGCACGGCACCAACGCCGCGTCGGCGGTGATGGCGGGGATGCGTGTGGTCGTGGTCAAGGCCGGCGAGGACGGCGCGGTCGACCTCGACGACCTGCGCGCGCAGTGCGAGAAGCACGCCGACGACCTCGCCGCGATCATGGTCACCTACCCCTCGACGCACGGCGCCTACGAGGACACCGTCACCGAGCTGTGCGAGATCGTGCACGCGCACGGCGGGCAGGTCTACATCGACGGCGCCAACTTCAACGCGTTGCTCGGCTATGCCAAGCCCGGGGAGTTCGGCGGCGACGTCTCCCACCTCAACCTGCACAAGACCTTCTGCATCCCGCACGGCGGCGGCGGTCCCGGGGTCGGGCCGGTGGCGCTGCGCGCCCACCTGGCGCCGTACCTGCCCTCGCACGGCATGCACCCCGACCCCGAGCGCCGTGACGGCATCGGCGCGATCAGCGCGGCGCCGTACGGATCGGCAGGGATCCTGCCGATCTCGTGGGCCTACGTGCGCCTGATGGGCGCCGAGGGGCTCACCCGGGCGACGGCGTCGGCGGTGCTGGCGGCGAACTACGTGGCGGCCCGGCTCGACGAGCACTTCCCGGTGCTCTACCGCGGCCACAACGGGCTGGTGGCCCACGAGTGCATCCTCGACCTGCGGCCGCTGACCAAGGCGACCGGCGTGACCGTCGACGACGTCGCGAAGCGGCTCGTCGACTACGGCTTCCACGCCCCGACGATGTCGTTCCCGGTGGCGGGCACGCTGATGGTCGAGCCGACCGAGTCCGAGGACCTGGCCGAGATCGACCGGTTCTGCGAGGCGATGATCGCGATCCGCGCCGAGATCGAGCGGGTCGCGGCGGGGGAGTGGAAGGTCGCCGACTCCCCGCTGCGCCACGCGCCGCACACCGCGGCGGCGGTCCTGGGCGAGTGGGACCGCTCCTACCCGCGCGAGCTCGGCGCCTTCCCGACCGGCCCGGACCCGGACAAGTACTGGCCCCCGGTCGCCCGCATCGACCAGGCGTACGGCGACCGCAACCTGGTCTGCTCCTGCCCGCCGCCGGAGGCGTTCGCGGACTGA